A region of Elusimicrobiota bacterium DNA encodes the following proteins:
- a CDS encoding prepilin-type N-terminal cleavage/methylation domain-containing protein, whose amino-acid sequence MNLSRGSQGGGKERGITLTELLMVSAILGFLLTLGARLFISIDRYFRLNSARVEIQRDAERVTTLVHRYLSKADPWSVTVDQAFPFNTNPAFSRIQFITIDGSTVTFWQDQRTFYLAVNGSTQTLSQNVRGVAFVYPDIVKLGDLLFSVTTEKSIGGGQTKTTHTLQSRIRMVN is encoded by the coding sequence ATGAACCTCTCGCGAGGTTCCCAGGGCGGAGGAAAAGAGCGGGGGATCACCCTAACCGAATTGTTGATGGTGAGCGCCATCTTGGGGTTTCTTTTGACTTTGGGAGCCCGATTGTTCATTTCCATCGATCGCTACTTTCGGCTGAACAGCGCTCGAGTGGAAATTCAACGGGACGCGGAGCGGGTGACGACCCTCGTCCATCGCTATCTTTCAAAAGCCGATCCCTGGAGCGTCACCGTGGATCAAGCCTTTCCTTTTAACACGAACCCCGCCTTTTCCCGTATCCAGTTCATCACCATCGACGGGTCCACCGTGACTTTTTGGCAGGACCAACGCACGTTCTATTTGGCGGTCAATGGAAGCACCCAGACCCTTTCCCAGAACGTTCGCGGAGTGGCTTTTGTTTACCCCGACATCGTTAAGTTGGGCGACCTCCTTTTTTCCGTCACAACCGAAAAAAGCATCGGCGGCGGTCAGACGAAAACCACCCATACGCTCCAGTCCCGAATCCGGATGGTGAACTAG